One genomic segment of Sanyastnella coralliicola includes these proteins:
- a CDS encoding PAS domain-containing sensor histidine kinase, translating to MRTLSFLESYKAKVEAMDILPQSVLVMDKEGVFFASNRSSALNPTGLRSEFLMDIALNLLPIHDQRKAEIQNITEQVIEQKTVAYHSFEVSEHGKTHVINTSFTPLFHEGESVGVLMSSEVGEAKNGPFASWEALFGKSNENYVCVNRDKVVLATNFKTSALRSLDQVGASLDGLLMDEDRTVFNAAFASCIESAEVRRFDVPLGGKWFTFTLSPWTEANLTTHVVIRMDDITTLHNTRLEEEGRIALLNDALSGAEEGVFLIHLGGRIVFRNQTSYHFVASNAQHIQDLMFNLDGHLFDLESDERMTPDSLGIFKSLDDQSSRKQQFGLETNSGRKIIESNVQPLERSSSGGLYFLWTIRDITNEMEQIADLKEANAEMDNFVRAAAHDLRAPVSVVYNLAKLIEGSDDPNRIKDLGIKIASAAKQLTSIFQSMMELAESRQAHTRSYEIVPFEDVIREVKGTLIDLNKGACPIFMDLEETEIAYNRAFLRSIIYNLLNNACKYRDPEKLEHRVDIRVLSATNGVWLEVQDNGVGMNLKKVGRDLFQPFRRLSTVGEGSGVGLSLVKNFAEKNGGEIHVESEPGVGTTFRVLLRSYKPDQQQYELFES from the coding sequence ATGAGGACACTCAGCTTTTTAGAATCCTATAAAGCCAAGGTCGAAGCAATGGATATCCTTCCTCAATCTGTGCTAGTCATGGATAAGGAGGGCGTCTTTTTCGCTTCGAACAGATCATCTGCATTGAACCCCACGGGTTTGCGGAGTGAGTTCCTTATGGATATAGCCCTCAACCTTCTTCCAATTCACGACCAGCGTAAAGCTGAAATCCAGAACATTACTGAACAGGTTATTGAACAAAAGACAGTAGCCTACCATAGCTTTGAAGTTTCTGAACATGGAAAGACCCATGTGATCAACACGTCGTTCACGCCACTCTTTCATGAAGGAGAATCTGTGGGGGTATTAATGTCTTCAGAAGTTGGAGAAGCCAAAAATGGTCCGTTTGCCTCATGGGAAGCGTTGTTCGGTAAAAGCAATGAAAACTACGTTTGTGTGAATCGCGACAAAGTGGTTTTGGCTACAAACTTCAAAACAAGTGCTTTACGCAGTCTTGATCAAGTTGGCGCTTCGCTAGATGGGCTTTTGATGGATGAAGACCGTACGGTGTTCAATGCGGCGTTCGCCAGTTGTATTGAGTCAGCTGAAGTTCGTCGCTTCGATGTGCCGCTGGGTGGAAAGTGGTTTACCTTCACTTTAAGTCCATGGACAGAAGCTAACCTCACCACACATGTGGTCATTCGCATGGATGACATCACCACACTGCACAATACACGTCTTGAAGAGGAAGGGCGAATCGCCTTGCTCAACGACGCCTTGTCTGGTGCGGAAGAGGGCGTGTTCTTGATTCACCTTGGAGGAAGAATCGTATTCCGGAATCAGACTTCATACCACTTCGTTGCTTCCAATGCACAGCATATTCAAGACTTGATGTTCAACCTTGACGGACATCTATTTGATCTTGAGTCTGATGAACGAATGACGCCTGATAGCCTGGGAATTTTCAAATCACTTGATGATCAATCGTCTCGCAAGCAGCAATTCGGTTTAGAAACGAACAGTGGACGAAAAATCATAGAAAGCAACGTTCAGCCTTTGGAACGCTCAAGTAGCGGAGGGCTGTATTTCCTATGGACCATTCGTGATATCACCAATGAAATGGAGCAAATCGCTGACCTGAAAGAAGCGAATGCAGAAATGGACAACTTCGTTCGTGCCGCTGCGCATGATTTGAGAGCGCCAGTTTCGGTGGTTTACAATCTCGCGAAGCTGATTGAAGGAAGCGATGACCCGAATCGTATCAAAGACCTCGGAATCAAGATTGCTTCTGCAGCTAAGCAGCTCACGAGCATCTTCCAAAGCATGATGGAGCTAGCAGAGTCTCGACAGGCGCACACACGTTCGTATGAGATCGTTCCATTTGAAGATGTTATTCGAGAAGTAAAAGGGACATTGATCGACCTTAACAAAGGCGCTTGCCCAATTTTCATGGATCTCGAGGAAACTGAAATTGCTTACAACCGAGCTTTCTTGCGCTCGATCATATATAACCTGCTCAATAACGCCTGTAAATACCGTGATCCAGAGAAATTGGAACACCGTGTAGATATTCGCGTGCTTTCAGCTACCAACGGGGTGTGGCTTGAAGTACAAGACAATGGGGTAGGAATGAATCTTAAAAAAGTAGGAAGAGACTTGTTCCAGCCTTTCCGTAGGTTGTCTACCGTGGGAGAAGGGTCTGGAGTAGGATTGAGCTTGGTCAAGAACTTCGCTGAGAAAAACGGTGGTGAAATCCACGTTGAAAGTGAGCCTGGAGTAGGGACTACTTTCCGAGTACTGCTTAGAAGCTACAAGCCAGACCAACAGCAGTACGAGCTCTTCGAATCGTAA
- a CDS encoding tRNA-binding protein translates to MEKTSTNLSFDDFLKVDIRVGTVTDAKAFEKARNPAYQLWIDFGPELGTKKTSAQITDLYSIDELPGKQVLAVVNFPPKQIANFMSECLVLGAVDKKGAVTLLGLHGEAENGLRVS, encoded by the coding sequence ATGGAAAAGACATCAACAAATCTCAGTTTTGACGACTTCTTAAAAGTTGACATTCGTGTTGGCACTGTGACCGATGCCAAGGCGTTCGAAAAGGCTCGCAATCCGGCCTATCAATTGTGGATTGACTTCGGTCCAGAATTGGGCACGAAGAAAACGAGTGCTCAGATAACTGACTTGTACTCCATAGATGAGCTTCCTGGTAAACAAGTATTAGCAGTGGTCAACTTCCCTCCTAAGCAGATTGCGAACTTTATGAGTGAATGTCTTGTACTAGGCGCAGTAGATAAGAAAGGAGCAGTGACGCTACTCGGCTTGCATGGCGAGGCTGAAAACGGGCTACGCGTTTCGTGA